The sequence CACGGACGAACTCGGTGTAGGCGCCTTCCAGGTCCGCCCTGAAGGCCGGGAGCCGGTCCTTGCCGGGGATCACCGCGACGACCGTGACACCGTCGTCGTTGGGCATCGCGTACGCCACGTCCGGTTCCAGGAACCAGGAGTGGGTGATCCCGTCGCGCAGCGGGAGGTTCCGGAAGTGCGCGAAGTAGCTGAACCGCTCGTTGTCGTACGTCCGTGTCTCGATCCCGGCGAACCGGGCGACCGGGGAGTCCTTTCCGTCGGCGCCGACGACGAGGCGGGCCCGCAGTTCCACCTCGCCGTCGGGCCCCGAGACCCGCGCGCCCACGGTGCGCCCGGCCTCTTGCAGCAGACCCGTCACGCTGTGGCCGGTCAGCAGGTCCACGCCCGGGGTCTTCGCGGCGTGGGAGCGGATCAGCGGATCGAGTGTGCTGCGCCGGATGTTGTACGAGTAGGGCAGCTCGGGGCCCGAGGGCGCCGCCTTGGGTTCGATCCAGCCCCAACGGGTGTACCAGCGGGCCTCGTTGCGTACGGCGCCGGCCGCCTCCAGGGCGGGGACGAGCCCGAGCTCTTCGAGTACGGGGTAGGAGCAGGGCTGGAGGTAGTGGGTGCACAGCACCTTGTGGGCCGCGGGGTCCGAGCGGCGTTCGAGCAGGGCGACGCGTACGCCCCGTCGGGCGAGGAGGATCGCGGCGGCACTGCCCGCGATGCTCGCTCCGCTGATGACGACGTCGTACACGCGGTCTTCGAGCGCGGTCATGCGCTGATCGCCTCCTTGTCGTAGTGGTGCAGGGGTGTCGCCTCCAGGAAGGCGCTGATCTGCTCGGCGACCCGCACCGGCTGCTGCAGCTGGCAGAAGTGGGTGAGCCCCGGGTCCTGGTGGAGCCTGACGTCAGGGATCGAGGCCATCAGGGCGTCGATCGCCGCCGGTGGTGCCGAGGGGTCGTGGGTGCCGCTGACCAGCAGTACGGGAGCTTCGATCCGGTGCAGCGCAAGGCCGGGGCCGCGCCCGAGCGTGGCGTAGAACTGCAGGAATCCGTGCGGCTCCACGCGCTCGCGGACCTTGCCGATCATGGCTTCGACGATGTCGGTGGGGATCTTCTCGGCACGCGGGCCCAGCTGGGCTCGTAGGCCGTCGGCGAGCACCGCGCGGAACCGCTCGATCGCCTCGCCGAAGAACAGGGCGTCGATCGGTCGGTCGTGGGGCCGGAAGACGGGCGCCACGAGCACCGTGGGGATCGAGGCGCTCGGCGTGCGCCGGGTGAGCAGTTCGAGCTGCGTGGTCGCGCCGAACGAGTGGGCCACCACGGCGTCGGGTCGTACGGGCAGCAGTTCGAGGGCGCGTTCCAGCCATGCGGTCGAGGCGCCCCGGTCCGCCCACAGGTGGCGTGAACCGCTCCGCCACGGCAGGTCGAGGGCGAACAGGCGGGTGTCGGCCGGCAGGTGCTGCGCGAGCACCCGCCAGTCCTCCCAGCTCTCCTCGAAGCCGTGGACGAGGACGACGGTGCGCCCCCGCGGGGTGAGCGCGGGGCGTCCCTGGGGTGTGAGCGCGGGGCGCTCCCATATGCGCAGGGGCTCGCCGTCCACCTCGTGGTCCACGGCCGGCCGCCATGGGCCGCCGCGCGGTGTTCCTCGGTCAGCCAGTAGCACTCGCCTCACCTTTCGCCATGCGGTCGGACCGGATGGGGAGGACGATAGGGATCTCCCGAGCCGCCGCCGGAGTCCGCAGGAGGCCGCCTGGAGGCCTGAAACAGCAGGTCACGAGCGGGACTTGAGGCAGGCTTCAGCTCGACTACGGGTGGACTCCAGCCGTGCTGCGCGATGGCTGGAGATCGACGCGGACGATTTCTTGACCGAGCCTTGAGGATCACCCGCCGGCAACGCCTGGACCTGCGAAAAGACGGTCAAGTCACCCGTTTCAAGGCTGACTTGATGTTTGACAAACCGACCGACGGATTTTTAGGGTCGAAGTGACTGGTAACTAACGACTATCCGGGGGTAAGTCGAATGGACGTATCTGTACTAGGATCATTTGATGTCCGCATATCTGGCGTAAATGCGACACCAACAGCGTTAAAACCGGCCAAATTGCTCGCGCTCCTCTCCATGAGTCGCAACCAGCCCGTCTCGGTGGCCGAGAGCGTGGAGGAGCTGTGGGCGGGAGACGCACCGCGTACCGCCGGATCCGCCATACACACCTACGTCCGCCACCTCCGCGAGCTGATCGCGACCGCGGAACCCCAGCTCGATCCCAAGTCCGTGATCCGCACCCGCCCCGGCGGCTATCTGCTCGACCTGTCGCCGGGAGAGGTCGACTCCGAGGAGTTCGGCCGCCTGGCCGAGCGCGGCCATCGCGCGGTGAGCCTCGGCGACGACGCCCTCGCGTCGAGTCGCTTCCGGCAGGCCCTGGCCCTCTGGCGTGGGCGGGCCCTCGCCGATCTACCGGCCGGCCCCATCCTGGCGATCCGCAAGAAGGAGCTGGAAGAGCGGCGCAGATCCGCTCTCGACCGCTGCATCAGCGCCGAAC comes from Streptomyces virginiae and encodes:
- a CDS encoding NAD(P)/FAD-dependent oxidoreductase, translating into MTALEDRVYDVVISGASIAGSAAAILLARRGVRVALLERRSDPAAHKVLCTHYLQPCSYPVLEELGLVPALEAAGAVRNEARWYTRWGWIEPKAAPSGPELPYSYNIRRSTLDPLIRSHAAKTPGVDLLTGHSVTGLLQEAGRTVGARVSGPDGEVELRARLVVGADGKDSPVARFAGIETRTYDNERFSYFAHFRNLPLRDGITHSWFLEPDVAYAMPNDDGVTVVAVIPGKDRLPAFRADLEGAYTEFVRALPGGPDIDAAERITKITGTLNYPLHSRRPGAPGVALIGDAALTGDPLWGVGCGWALQSAQWLAEATATAATGRGDLDQALTAYIRRHRRGLGGHQHLAVDYAKGRPFNPFERLMFSAAARDEAMARHMHLFASRLIGPLRFLNPVALAQASVVNLRHRGPRAAPPTHLPRPTPATTATGPAPHPRTATLPATSQNERLTP
- a CDS encoding alpha/beta fold hydrolase, which gives rise to MDHEVDGEPLRIWERPALTPQGRPALTPRGRTVVLVHGFEESWEDWRVLAQHLPADTRLFALDLPWRSGSRHLWADRGASTAWLERALELLPVRPDAVVAHSFGATTQLELLTRRTPSASIPTVLVAPVFRPHDRPIDALFFGEAIERFRAVLADGLRAQLGPRAEKIPTDIVEAMIGKVRERVEPHGFLQFYATLGRGPGLALHRIEAPVLLVSGTHDPSAPPAAIDALMASIPDVRLHQDPGLTHFCQLQQPVRVAEQISAFLEATPLHHYDKEAISA
- a CDS encoding AfsR/SARP family transcriptional regulator, with translation MSRNQPVSVAESVEELWAGDAPRTAGSAIHTYVRHLRELIATAEPQLDPKSVIRTRPGGYLLDLSPGEVDSEEFGRLAERGHRAVSLGDDALASSRFRQALALWRGRALADLPAGPILAIRKKELEERRRSALDRCISAELRLGRHYELLGELVAHAADDRTHEPLHAQLMLALYRAGRRVQALEVYRELRHELSSRMGLEPSPRIQALHHAILASDRSLQREPGARRESRTA